Genomic window (Streptomyces liliiviolaceus):
CCCCGCTGATCCGAGCACAGGCAGAGCCTAGCCCCCTGCCGGACCCCGGATGTTCCGGCCGCGGAGCCTTATGTGAACAGTGCGGTGATCAGGGCGATGTCGTCGTCCTTGTTCTGTCCGAAGCGTGCGAGGAGCAGGTTGCACATCTCCTCCAGATCGGCCGGCCCGTCGGCGACGGCCTCGCGGAACTCGGCGAGGGTGGCGTCCAGATGGGCGGTCCGTACCTCGACGAGACCGTCCGTCACCATGAGCAGCCGGGTGCCGGGCGGGGCCTCCACCACGGTGGGCGGGGGATGCGGGAGGCCGAGGCCGACCAGCGGGCCGTGGGGTTCGTGGAACCGCGGCCCCTTCTCCGGGTCGATCACGAGGGGCGGGATGTGGCCCGCGTTGGCTATGTGCAGGCGGCGTGCGTCCGGTTCGACCAGGACGAGGCAGAGGGTGACGGTGAGGCCGGGCTGGGACTGGCCGAGCAGCGTCTCCACCCGGTCCAGTACGTGGTGCGGGGGGTGCCCTTCGATGGCGTAGGCCCGCAGTGCGTGGCGTACCTCGCCCATGACGGTCGCGGCCTCCACCGAGTGCCCGACGACGTCTCCGATGGCGAGCAGCAGGCCGTTGACCGTCTGCACCGCTTCGTAGAAGTCTCCCCCGATCTCGGCGTGTTCGGAGGCGGGGAGGTAGCGGAAGGCCAGCTCGACGCCCGGGACGGTCGGCATCTCCTTGGGCAGGAAGGAACGTTGCAGCGCCAGGCCCAGGGCGTGTTCCTCGTTGTAGGTCCGCAGGGCTTCGAGGGCGAGGGCGCCCGCGTTGGCGAGTTGCTGCAGGAGCTGTTCGTCGTCTGCGCCGCGCAGGGCGGTCACGGGGACGGCCAGGCACACGGGGGGACGGCCGCGTTTGGTGCGGGCCACCGCGAGCGCCACGTCCCCGGCGAGGTGGTCGCCGGGGAGCAGGGCCTGCCACTGGCCGTGCGGGACACGGACGATCGCGACGCCGGTGTCCTGGCTCAGGCTGTGGGCCGCGAGCTGCTTCAAGAGGCCCGGGTGCGCGGGGCGGATCCGTACGGTGGCCCGGGCGTCGTCGGTCATGCTGTGGACGGCCTGTGCCTGGGGCGAGAGGAAGACCGCGCTGGCGGGGCTGTCCAGGACGGCGGCCGCGCCACCGGTGGCCGCCGACGCGAAGGAGTGGAAGCCGACGGCGCTGTAGACGTCCAGCGTCGCCTGGTTCAGCGCTATGAGTCGGTGCGCGAGTTTCTCGGCGCGCTGCCTGGCTCGGGCGTAGCGCAGGGTGGCGGAGACCGTCGCGAGGAGCTCTCCGGGGTCGATGGGCTGGTCGAGATAGGCGTCCGCGCCCCGTCTCAGCCCTTCCGCGTGGTCGTCGGGGGTGATGGCGGCGGCGGAGATCTGGATGATCGGCAGATGGGCGGTCCGCGGGCTGTTCTTGACGCGCTCGCTGACCTCGAAGCCGCTCATGTCGGGCAGCCGGACGTCGATGATCGCGATGTCCGGAAGCGTGTCCGGTCCGCCGTGCAGCCGGTCGAGGCCCTGCTCTCCGGTGCTGGCGCTGATGACGGAGTGTCCGGCGCGCTGCAGCCAGCTGGTGAGGACGTAGCGGTTCGTCTCGTTGTCGTCGACGACCAGGACGGTCGCGGGCAGACGCTCCTGGGCACTGTCGGTCACGGCCCGCCCTTCCGGTTCTGCGATCGCTGCGTGTACTCATGGCCGAGATCCGGCAGACGGACCTCCACCTTGGTGCCGACGCCCACGGTACTGGTGAGGGTCAGGGTGCCGCCGAGCAGTTCGGCGAGCGTACGGGCGTAGGGCAGACCGAGGCCGGTGCCGGGGCGGCCGCTCTGGTGGGGGCCGCGGACCTGGTAGAAGACCTCGAAGACCCGGCCGAGCTCTTCGGGCGGGATGCCGATCCCCGTGTCCGTGACGGTGAACAGCACGGTGGGGCCGGAGGGTTCGGGATCGACGTCGATCTCCAGGCGTACCTCGCCGCGCTCGGTGAACTTGAGGGCGTTGGCGAGGAGGTTGCGCAGAATGCGGACCAGCAGCGTCTCGTCGGTCACCAGGGGCGGATGCCGTTCGGGACCGGGCGTGACGAGCGTCACCTGTTCATGTCCGTGGCTGCTCAGGATGAGGCCTCTGAGGTGGGCGACCAGCAGCCGCAGATCCACCGGTTCCGTATGGATCTCCAGATGCCCGGCCTCGGCCTTGGCGACGTCCAGCAGGTCGCTCACGAGCGACAGGAGCGTATGGCCGGCCGATCCTATGAGTTCGACCTGTTCCCGCTGCTCGACGGTGAGGTCGGGGGAACTGGGGGCCAGCAGCAGGGTGGACAGGGCGACGACGGAGTTGACCGGGGTGCGCAGTTCATGGCTGATGTTCGTCCAGAAGCGGGTCTTGGCCTCGCTCGCCTCCTGCAACTGGTGGCGCTTGTCCTCCAGTTCGGTGTGCAGCGCGAGAACACCGCTGTTGGTGTCCTCCAGTTCCTGCGTCAGCTCGGTGTACAGCGCGAGGACACCCCGGTTGGTCTCCTCCAGCTCCTCGTTGAGATGGCGCAGTTCCTCCCGCTGGGCGCGGGTCTCCTCCAGGGTGGCGATCAGGTCGCGGGTCTGGGCGCGGAGGTCGTCCGCCTCGGTCGAGCGGGAAGCGGCCTTGAGGACCTCCGTCAGCCGGGCATGCTGCTCGTCCGGACCGCCGGCCTCGGGGGTGAGCGGCTGGCTGACGACGATGCGTCCGCCCGCCGGGGAGGCCTCGTACTCGATCCCCACGAGCTTCGCGGCCAGGTCGAGCGTCTCCCGCGCCGGGGGCGGTCCGCCGGTCCACACGAACGTGACGAGCAGGGCGGTGGGCCGGCCGGGCGGGACGAGACCGAAGGAGACCTCCAGGCCGCGGCAGCCGAGCCGGTCCCGTCCGAGTTCGCTCAGCGCGGTCGCCAGCCGGACCTGGTCCTGCCGCTCCAGCGACATGGCCGCCGCGGCCTGTTGGGCGGTTCGCCGCAGGCCGAACACGTCCTGGGACGAGGACAGGACGAAGGGCGCCACCGTGCCGGCGGGGCCGACGGCGGACGAGCGGCCATGGTGGGCCGCGTCGCCGCGCGGGCCCGAATCAGACACCACGCTCATCCCGCCCCTCGCCGGTCACCATGCCCCCTTGATCACGACGACGCTGGCGTCGTCCCGTCGCACTCCCGCCTCTCGCAGGAGCTGACCGGCCATGACGAGCGGTGTGTGGCTCATCAGACCGGGCAGGGTTCCATGGTCCCAGCGTTCGGTCAGACCGTCGGAGTGCATCACCAGGGCGCCGTGGGCCGGGAGCGCCTGCTCGAACGTCCGCAGTCGCCGCATCTGCGCACCGACGATACCGGGTGCCGACAGCAATGCCTTGCGGCCGTCGTCGCCCAGGAGGAAACCGCTCACGTTGCCGATTCCGCAGTACAGGACCCGTCCGGCGGCCGGCTCGATCCGTGCCACGGCGACCGCGCCGCCGCGTGTCCCGCGCAGGGCGAGGTGGATCGCGTCGAGGGCGCCCGCCGGACTGAGATCACGGGTCTCCTGGAACGCTTTGACCGCCGCCTGGCTCGCGCGCGCGGCCAGGGGGCCGTGCCCCAGCCCGTCGCACAGCATCACCAGGATCGCCGGGCGGTCCCCGGCGCCGCCGCTGTCGTCGGT
Coding sequences:
- a CDS encoding fused response regulator/phosphatase — protein: MTDSAQERLPATVLVVDDNETNRYVLTSWLQRAGHSVISASTGEQGLDRLHGGPDTLPDIAIIDVRLPDMSGFEVSERVKNSPRTAHLPIIQISAAAITPDDHAEGLRRGADAYLDQPIDPGELLATVSATLRYARARQRAEKLAHRLIALNQATLDVYSAVGFHSFASAATGGAAAVLDSPASAVFLSPQAQAVHSMTDDARATVRIRPAHPGLLKQLAAHSLSQDTGVAIVRVPHGQWQALLPGDHLAGDVALAVARTKRGRPPVCLAVPVTALRGADDEQLLQQLANAGALALEALRTYNEEHALGLALQRSFLPKEMPTVPGVELAFRYLPASEHAEIGGDFYEAVQTVNGLLLAIGDVVGHSVEAATVMGEVRHALRAYAIEGHPPHHVLDRVETLLGQSQPGLTVTLCLVLVEPDARRLHIANAGHIPPLVIDPEKGPRFHEPHGPLVGLGLPHPPPTVVEAPPGTRLLMVTDGLVEVRTAHLDATLAEFREAVADGPADLEEMCNLLLARFGQNKDDDIALITALFT
- a CDS encoding sensor histidine kinase, with translation MSVVSDSGPRGDAAHHGRSSAVGPAGTVAPFVLSSSQDVFGLRRTAQQAAAAMSLERQDQVRLATALSELGRDRLGCRGLEVSFGLVPPGRPTALLVTFVWTGGPPPARETLDLAAKLVGIEYEASPAGGRIVVSQPLTPEAGGPDEQHARLTEVLKAASRSTEADDLRAQTRDLIATLEETRAQREELRHLNEELEETNRGVLALYTELTQELEDTNSGVLALHTELEDKRHQLQEASEAKTRFWTNISHELRTPVNSVVALSTLLLAPSSPDLTVEQREQVELIGSAGHTLLSLVSDLLDVAKAEAGHLEIHTEPVDLRLLVAHLRGLILSSHGHEQVTLVTPGPERHPPLVTDETLLVRILRNLLANALKFTERGEVRLEIDVDPEPSGPTVLFTVTDTGIGIPPEELGRVFEVFYQVRGPHQSGRPGTGLGLPYARTLAELLGGTLTLTSTVGVGTKVEVRLPDLGHEYTQRSQNRKGGP